GTGTCCAATGACTGAAACAAGAGACCGACCTGGCCGAAACGAACCCTAGAGCCATCACCGCTTCAAGCCGAGCTCGACTCGCCTGAGTTTTCGATTGCAGAAGAGGGTGGTAGGGGATGACGGGAAAGATTGCCTAGCTTGCGTGTTGCTTGACTCAAGATGAAGGAATTTTGCTCAGGCCACCTAATTCGCAGGTCACCTGAGCTGAGCGGGATGGGAGCTTCATAAATGATAACATTTCAAGTCATTGAATGTGATTGGCAACGGAAGGATTTAGGGAAAGCTTCTGGAAAGGTCCCCCGCAGGTTGAAGCCAAAAATATGATGGCAGTGCTTCGAGGCCAGATAAAAGCGTGATGTCGAAACAAGGGTGTGTCTTTTGGCGTAGGAAGGGGCAAGGAGAAGGGGTCAGGAGGCGGCGCTCGGTTCAGGCCGAGTATGGAGAGGACCGTCACGACTGCGAAAGGCTGCAAACAGCTGGTAGATGGGTGAGATATAGAAACAGGAAATAAAGGGAACAATCCGGATGACAGGAGCAGAAAAGTAGCAAGCACAACCCTAGGAGTCGGAAGCTTCGTCTGAGCTGTTGGACGTGGTCGAATCTGAAGGCAGGAAAGAAAAGTTATCTGACTTATCAGCCTTGAGCAATGACAGGCAACGTAAGCTAAAAGTCAACATGAACAGTTCAATACTTCTATTAGACCGCTAGTCTTGAAAAGACAGGAGGGAGGGAAGGCAACTCAACACTGGCGAAACGGATTGCATGGCGTTGAAGACAGACATTCAACAAGCCTCACAACCCGACACGGAGTTACAAGGTGTGTAGGCTGACAAGTGCTACTATTGGAGCAATTGACATCCACTGGGCTGCTTAAGCTTCCGCAAACCTGGTATTGAATGGGACCAGACTGACCTTGCCCTGGATTTTTCGTCTCCTTCGCTTCTTGAATAACCTGAGGTAATGGGACCGTACCCATCAGGCTAGGCTCACCTCGCCTCCGCTCTCACCTTGAGCAACGGGCCCCGGGCTCACCTAGAATCCCACTCATGTCGGGGGCTTTCCTTCGCCCTAACTAGCACCCCGGGACCGCACCTCACTGAGTGGGTGGGCATCTGCCTTACGTGCTTGGTGTGGCAGTTGTGCTAGGTCGTAATTGTGAGGTGCCCTGCgcaaaaaataaaaaaaaacctagGCCTCGCCCACCAAGAAGGTACTGAGGTACACCTTGATATACCCCACTTTTACGACGCCTTGCTCCCCTCCCGTTGGCCAAGCCCGCTTGGGCATTTTTTTGCGACTGGAAAGGCTCTCGCTCGCAGACTCAGACTTCTGTTTGCTGCGCGCAATCCCTCGCAAAGTGCAAAACCCATCGCAACTTCCCATTTCTCGACCTCGTCGTCTCCCCACGAAAAAAACAGAACGTCACCGCCCGTTCTAATCTTTCCTCTAATCCGCCCTTTCCGATCCTTGCTGACTTGCCTGGCGCAACGTCGGAATCTCCCCCACATCCGAATACCTGGAAGGAAGCAATCGCCCTCCAGTACTTTCCCAATAGTGAAGCGAGCAACCGTCGTCACCACCACCTTCAGCCACTCTCGTGCGGAACCCTCCCACTTTCCAACTCTTCCACCTTACAACCGCGACCAGCGACCTCTTTTCCCTTTGGCTTCTTCAACCTCCGAGATAGCCTAACTCGCCTTTTCCTCCAGAGATTGCTTCCCAGCGCCTCTGACGACCTATTCTACCCCTCATCGGTCCGATCCGTAATCAGCCCGAAAACACCACAACAAATCCATTCACGATGGCGACTTCTGTGCAAACACCCACGAACCCCGACCAGCAGGTCGACCTCTCCACCATTCCCATCTCCCCCGAGGGTGGTGAGAAGAGCGAGACCAAGGAGAACGACTCGGAGAAGCCCGTTACCGTTTTCCACGACAAGGAGAACTTCAACGTCAAGCACCCTCTGCAGAACAAGTGGACTCTCTGGTTCACCAAGCCACCCAGCGGAAAGGTTCGTCTATCCCGATTGGGAACGGCACGTGGCCAGATATTAACGTGGAGTAGGGCGACAACTGGAATGACCTTCTGAAGGAGGTCATCACCTTCAACTCAGTCGAGGAGTTTTGGGGTGTCTATGTACGTGCACCTTCCTTCCCCGCGGCCCCTCTTATCGCTCGCTAACTACTGACCAGAACAACATCGCCCCTGTCTCCGAGCTTGCCCTCAAGTCCGACTACCATCTCTTCAAGGCCGGCGTCCGCCCCGAGTGGGAGGATGCTCAGAACAAGCACGGCGGCAAGTGGTCCTACCAGTTCAAGGAGAAGCGCAGCATCCCCATCGACGATCTCTGGCTTCACGTCATGTTGGCCGCTATTGGCGAGACCCTCGAGGCTGAAGACGACGGAGAGGTCATGGGTGTTGTCGTCAACGTCCGCAAGGCTTTCTTCCGTATTGGTGTCTGGACCCGTACCATTGGCAAGAGCATTCCTGGCCGTGGTGACGGAGACGTGGCTGGTGGCAAGGGACGTTCGCAGGATAAGGGCCGTGACATCCTCCTGAACATTGGCAAGCGCTTCAAGGACATCCTGAACCTCCCCGCCAACGAGGTTGTCGAGTTCTCCGGCCACACGGACAGCGCACACAGCGGAAGCAGCCGTGCAAAGGCCAAGCACACTGTCTAAAGCGACGGACACAGCCTCTGAAAAGAACCACAGAAACGAATTACACAAGCTTGCACCACATGCTCACTAACGCATTTTATTGGAACCGATGGGCTCCACTACCTATCGAGAAGGCCGACTTCCGTCTGCACGATATCACTTCTCGTTGCACTTTCTCAGccgacttcttttttttattttttgcCCGATGCCAGTGGGGGGGACTACGGGGCAATGCTACGCTATGCATCGATGATAACGCATCTCTGGGGCGGAAAAAGTTCTCCCTTATGACAGTCCTTGGAGCTCGACGAAGGCGTTTGCTGAGAACGAAAAAAGAGATCAATGGGTTTTATGGAACTTCTAGACGGCCATGATCGATAGTACATAGGCGGATGCGAAATATCCGGAATAGATACCTAGGTTTAGGCCAGAATGCCCTGGTGCACGCACCCTTATGAAATGAAGGTTGTTAATTATGCTTCTCCTTCATAACGAAATATTGCCTATTGAGTTCTATCTCATCACTACAATCTTACTTCGTAAAGGTTGCGCAGTGAGGGTCAAATGCTCAACAAGGTATTATTTTGTCTAAATTCTATGCCACATTCCTCCATGTCCTAGTCAAACAAGCATATGTGTATCTCACATTGTGAGGTGAGTGGAGCAGTATCCGCGCACCAGTAGCTACTTATTCTTACAATTCATCACCGCTAAACTGGTCCTCAAAGACGGCCTGGACTAGTTGCTTCTTGTTGATCTTGCCCATGGCGTTGCGCGGGATGTGGTCGACGACCTTGAGCACCTGGGGAATCTTGTAGTTGACGAGCCGATCCCGGAGGGCCCTCCGCATGGCCATCGGGGACC
The DNA window shown above is from Colletotrichum lupini chromosome 7, complete sequence and carries:
- a CDS encoding eukaryotic initiation factor 4E; the protein is MATSVQTPTNPDQQVDLSTIPISPEGGEKSETKENDSEKPVTVFHDKENFNVKHPLQNKWTLWFTKPPSGKGDNWNDLLKEVITFNSVEEFWGVYNNIAPVSELALKSDYHLFKAGVRPEWEDAQNKHGGKWSYQFKEKRSIPIDDLWLHVMLAAIGETLEAEDDGEVMGVVVNVRKAFFRIGVWTRTIGKSIPGRGDGDVAGGKGRSQDKGRDILLNIGKRFKDILNLPANEVVEFSGHTDSAHSGSSRAKAKHTV